The following nucleotide sequence is from Synergistaceae bacterium.
TTTTCAATGGAAGGGAAAACAAAAAACGAACCTTCCGGTCTGGGGCAGCTCAGCCCCATTTCGTCCATATACTTCATGACCATCTTTCTGCGGCGATCGAACTCCTGTCGGATGTCCTCTACGCAATCCTGAGAGGCTTCAAGGGCATGAGCCGCCGCAATCTGTACAAAGGTATTGGCGCAGGACACGAGATGCTGATGCATTTTTGTAATACCTTCAATCAGGCTCCGGGGCGCCGCGATATAGCCGATCCTCCAGCCGTCCATGGCATACGTCTTGGAAAAACTGGCGACGATAACCGTCCTTTCCTTCATTCCGTCCAGACTGGCAATATTGAAGGCCTTGTTTCCCTCATACACAAAGCTGCTGTAAATGTTGTCGTATAAAACCGTGATGTCGTGTTTGGCACAAATTTGCGCAATATTCTCCAAAACAGGGCGTTTCCATATTTTCCCCGTAGGGTTATGAGGGCTGGTCAGAATCAGCACCCTGCTTTTGGGCGTGATAATTTTTTTCAGTCGTTCAATGTCCACCTCAAATTCCTTTCCCGTGAGGGGGAGAGAAACGAGAGTTCCTCCGCACAGGGAAGTCCACCCTTTGTAGTACGGGTACATCGGGGATGCAACAATGACTTCGTCCCCCGGATTCACGAGGCTGGCCAGTACGGCGTAACCCCCCTCACCGCCGCCCATTGTGGCTATAATTTCGTCCGGAGAATAGTACACACCATCGTCTG
It contains:
- a CDS encoding pyridoxal phosphate-dependent aminotransferase, with product MSENRIASRVCLLESSPIRRIATIAQDLISQGIDICNLTIGRPDFDTPAHIKKAAIDAMEQGKVHYSPTSGEKVFREAVSHRLKADDGVYYSPDEIIATMGGGEGGYAVLASLVNPGDEVIVASPMYPYYKGWTSLCGGTLVSLPLTGKEFEVDIERLKKIITPKSRVLILTSPHNPTGKIWKRPVLENIAQICAKHDITVLYDNIYSSFVYEGNKAFNIASLDGMKERTVIVASFSKTYAMDGWRIGYIAAPRSLIEGITKMHQHLVSCANTFVQIAAAHALEASQDCVEDIRQEFDRRRKMVMKYMDEMGLSCPRPEGSFFVFPSIEKYGMTSLDFAHFLIEKAHVATVPGSAFGEGGEYHVRLAYTISCDLMQPGLERMKTCLLSLEK